Proteins found in one Lysinibacillus fusiformis genomic segment:
- a CDS encoding flavodoxin family protein, producing MSIAVIYGGNRPDGNVETLTKLVTQGLMVEEIYLKDYLIQPIIDKRHTEEGFSNINDDYNAIIDRILPHDILIFSTPIYWYSMTGIMKNFIDRWSQTLRDPDYPDFKALMSSKKAYVIAVGGDEPYIKGLPMIQQFQYIFDFIGTKFEAYIVGQGNKPGDILQDLKVLSAANLLKKELAGNE from the coding sequence ATGTCAATAGCAGTTATTTACGGTGGAAATCGTCCTGATGGGAATGTAGAGACATTAACAAAATTAGTTACTCAAGGCCTAATGGTAGAAGAAATTTATTTAAAGGATTATTTAATTCAGCCGATCATTGATAAGCGTCATACTGAGGAGGGCTTTTCTAATATCAACGATGATTATAACGCCATCATTGACCGGATACTTCCGCATGATATTCTTATTTTTTCTACGCCTATTTATTGGTATAGCATGACAGGAATAATGAAGAATTTTATTGATCGATGGTCGCAAACTTTAAGGGACCCAGATTATCCTGATTTTAAGGCACTGATGTCTTCTAAAAAAGCATATGTCATTGCAGTTGGTGGAGACGAGCCATATATAAAAGGGTTACCAATGATTCAGCAATTTCAATATATATTTGACTTTATTGGGACAAAATTTGAAGCTTATATTGTAGGACAAGGAAACAAGCCAGGCGACATTCTACAAGATTTAAAAGTGTTATCTGCAGCTAATCTTCTAAAAAAAGAATTAGCAGGGAACGAGTAA